From Pungitius pungitius chromosome 9, fPunPun2.1, whole genome shotgun sequence, one genomic window encodes:
- the LOC119218339 gene encoding ATP-dependent RNA helicase DDX39A, giving the protein MAETDVDNELLDYEEDEEPQGVPESGTPANKKEVKGSYVSIHSSGFRDFLLKPELLRAIVDCGFEHPSEVQHECIPQAILGMDILCQAKSGMGKTAVFVLATLQQIEPVDGQVSVLVMCHTRELAFQISKEYERFSKYMPTVKVSVFFGGLAIKNDEEVLKKNCPHIVVGTPGRTLALIRNKTLNVKNIKHFVLDECDRMLEQLDMRRDVQEIFRVTPHEKQVMMFSATLSKEIRPVCRKFMQDPMEVFVDDETKLTLHGLQQYYCKLKDSEKNRKLFDLLDVLEFNQVVIFVKSVHRCVALSQLLVEQNFPAIAIHRGMAQEERLSRYQQFKDFQRRILVATNLFGRGMDIERVNIVFNYDMPEDSDTYLHRVARAGRFGTKGLAVTFVSDETDAKTLNDVQDRFEVNVAELPEEIDISSYIEQSR; this is encoded by the exons ATGGCAGAAACCGATGTTGATAATGAACTTTTGGActacgaggaggacgaggagccccAAGGAGTCCCTGAGAGTGGGACCCCAGCAAACAAGAAGGAAGTGAAGGGGTCCTACGTGTCTATTCACAGCTCGGGCTTCAGAGACTTTCTCCTGAAGCCAGAGCTACTCAGGGCCATTGTCGACTGTGGTTTTGAGCACCCCTCAGAAG tccaACATGAGTGTATTCCACAAGCTATCCTGGGCATGGACATCCTGTGTCAAGCCAAGTCTGGAATGGGAAAGACTGCCGTGTTTGTACTGGCCACCTTGCAACAGATAGAACCTGTGGATGGTCAG GTGTCTGTCCTTGTAATGTGCCACACGCGGGAGTTGGCCTTCCAGATCAGCAAAGAGTACGAGCGCTTCTCCAAGTACATGCCCACTGTCAAGGTGTCTGTGTTCTTCGGCGGCCTGGCAATCAAGAATGACGAGGAAGTCTTGAAGAAGAACTGTCCTCACATTGTTGTGGGAACCCCAGGACGTACCTTGGCCCTCATCCGCAACAAGACCCTCAATGTGAAGAACATCAAACACTTTGTGCTCGATGAGTGTGATAGGATGCTGGAGCAGCTGG ACATGAGGCGTGACGTCCAGGAGATCTTCAGGGTGACCCCCCATGAGAAACAAGTCATGATGTTCAGTGCGACGCTAAGCAAAGAAATCCGTCCCGTCTGTCGCAAGTTCATGCAGGAT CCCATGGAAGTGTTTGTGGATGACGAGACCAAGCTGACACTCCACGGCTTGCAGCAGTATTACTGCAAGTTGAAGGATAGTGAGAAGAACCGCAAACTTTTCGACCTGCTCGATGTCCTCGAGTTCAACCAG GTGGTGATCTTTGTCAAGTCGGTGCATCGCTGTGTTGCTCTGTcccagctgctggtggagcagaATTTCCCCGCCATCGCCATCCACAGGGGCATGGCTCAAGAGGAGCG GTTATCACGGTACCAGCAGTTTAAAGACTTCCAGCGGCGAATCCTTGTTGCGACCAACCTGTTTGGCCGAGGCATGGACATCGAGCGCGTCAACATAGTCTTCAACTACGACATGCCCGAGGATTCTGACACATACCTTCACAGA GTGGCCCGTGCTGGCAGGTTTGGTACCAAAGGCCTGGCCGTCACTTTTGTGTCTGACGAGACCGATGCCAAGACCCTGAACGACGTCCAAGACCGTTTCGAGGTCAACGTAGCAGAGCTGCCAGAGGAGATTGACATCTCCTCCTACA ttgaacaGTCCAGATGA
- the LOC119217564 gene encoding dromaiocalcin-1-like, whose amino-acid sequence MFFYSINISVVVEEKSWEEALEHCRGINSDLSSLHSDTDNMAAPITDRAWIGLRFLGDRWLWVNGDPLEYQAWSDGGDQQCPMQNRCGALNKGGLWENRDCEERLNFICSSYV is encoded by the coding sequence ATGTTTTTTTACTCCATCAATATAAGCGTTGTGGTCGAGGAGAAGTCCTGGGAAGAGGCTCTGGAGCACTGCAGAGGGATCAACAGTGACCTGAGCAGCCTCCACTCTGACACAGACAACATGGCAGCCCCCATCACGGATCGGGCGTGGATCGGTCTGCGCTTCCTGGGGGACCGCTGGCTGTGGGTGAACGGTGACCCTCTGGAGTACCAGGCCTGGTCCGACGGAGGGGACCAGCAGTGTCCAATGCAGAACCGCTGTGGGGCTTTAAACAAAGGCGGGCTGTGGGAGAACAGGGACTGCGAGGAGAGACTCAACTTCATCTGCTCCTCATATGTCTGA
- the LOC119218340 gene encoding CCN family member 1-like, whose product MALLIHVTLLTTALITQVTASCPAVCDCPSEPLVCPPGVSAVPDGCGCCKVCAAQLNQDCGRARPCDHHKGLECNYGNDVTVALGICRAKSEGRTCEYNGRVHQNGESFRASCKHQCTCIDGAVGCAPLCANKLPPASPSCPYPRLVRIPGQCCFSVDCHKGTWRLPPKHQAPPPQQHFPRRQHAPEDELANGFAEVKSSSWESEHGYKHLPVWSHLKEEKCPVQTTDWSQCSSSCGMGVSSRVTNKNPQCKLERETRICTVRPCGAPPAPAKRGKKCSPTQKAAEPIRLSYGECASVRLYRPNHCGVCTDGRCCTPRRTRTAPVTFACPDGERFRRSAMFIQSCKCSDDCGHLNEVALPPQQWMYGDTHQFKD is encoded by the exons ATGGCACTTCTGATCCACGTGACGCTTCTGACAACGGCGCTCATCACACAG gTGACTGCGAGCTGTCCAGCAGTGTGTGACTGCCCCTCCGAGCCCCTGGTTTGCCCTCCGGGAGTAAGCGCCGTGCCGGACGGGTGTGGGTGCTGCAAGGTGTGCGCCGCACAGCTCAACCAGGACTGCGGCCGCGCGAGGCCATGCGACCACCACAAGGGGCTGGAGTGTAATTACGGCAACGATGTGACCGTGGCCTTGGGCATCTGTCGag CTAAGTCGGAGGGCCGCACGTGCGAGTACAACGGCAGGGTCCATCAGAACGGGGAGAGCTTCCGCGCCAGCTGCAAGCACCAGTGTACGTGCATCGACGGCGCCGTCGGCTGCGCTCCCCTCTGCGCCAACAAGCTGCCCCCGGCCTCCCCCTCGTGCCCTTACCCGCGGCTGGTCAGGATACCCGGGCAGTGCTGCTTCAGCGTGGACTGCCACAAGGGCACCTGGCGCCTCCCACCTAAGCATcag GCGCCTCCACCACAACAACACTTTCCCAGACGTCAGCACGCGCCTGAAGATGAGTTGGCCAACGGGTTTGCAGAGGTCAAGTCCAGCAGCTGGGAGAGCGAGCATGGCTACAAACACCTGCCTG TGTGGAGCCAtctgaaggaggagaagtgcCCCGTCCAGACCACGGACTGGTCCCAGTGCTCCAGCAGCTGCGGGATGGGCGTCTCCTCTCGCGTCACCAACAAGAACCCCCAGTGCAAGCTGGAGAGGGAGACGAGAATCTGCACCGTGCGGCCATGCGGCGCCCCGCCGGCCCCCGCCAAG CGAGGGAAGAAGTGCTCCCCGACCCAGAAAGCCGCAGAGCCCATCCGCCTGTCCTACGGGGAGTGCGCGAGCGTCCGTCTCTACAGGCCGAACCACTGCGGCGTGTGCACGGACGGACGCTGCTGCACGCCGCGACGCACGCGCACGGCGCCCGTGACCTTCGCCTGCCCGGACGGCGAGCGATTCCGGAGGTCGGCCATGTTCATCCAGTCGTGCAAATGCAGCGACGACTGCGGCCACCTCAACGAGGTGGCCCTGCCGCCCCAGCAGTGGATGTACGGAGACACGCACCAGTTCAAAGACTAG